In a genomic window of Colius striatus isolate bColStr4 chromosome 2, bColStr4.1.hap1, whole genome shotgun sequence:
- the TNFAIP3 gene encoding tumor necrosis factor alpha-induced protein 3 isoform X2, with the protein MSSRNMAGQHILPQTLYQSNMLKAMKIRERMPEDLIKPPSGIIHHFRTMHRYTIEMFRMCQFCPQFRETLQKALTDQATQTSLERQRKLNWCMEVRRLVPLKTNGDGNCLMHAASQYMWGIEDIDLVLRKTLFSALKEIDTQNFKLRWQREAMKSQEFVETGLHYDTRNWEEEWEYLIEMTSPETSRAQNRLPYNALEEIHIFILANILRRPIIVLADKVVRSLESGSSFAPLNVGGIYLPLLWPAEECYRYPIVLGYDNMHFTPLVTLKDSGPEIRAVPLVTSERGRFEDLSVHFLTDTEEREKEQLLKDYLIVIEIPVQGWDHGTTHLINAAKLDEGNLPKEINLVEDYFQLVQHEYKKWQENTEPARRETCSRNRPELSFSQLSLLQVKCETPNCPFYMSVNTQPYCHECFEQRSQGSKGRKQTSKTAPEKLKAAGSGSSRGEVCEPGGWVTEGPVTGPRSAPPTAPSLFLYSETTAMKCRTPDCPFTLNVQHNGLCERCYNSRQLGPCNNLDDQRQSDYATCKVCHQKANRTFNGICSTCFKRSTEHSSNDNPAFPPMCHQRSTSDPSQILQNLLQHSRHQPPNNCGEEPLPPPMPPKEKRGGNLCRKPGCSFFGTSQNEGFCTLCFFEYKENHDSSLPHHQRRSQRKSSAAGQTGTSAATFRNTMSCQRRDCDTLGSTMLEGYCQKCFIKAQNQRFQEARRTEEQLVRQTEGYI; encoded by the exons atgtcTTCTAGAAACATGGCTGGCCAACACATCCTTCCTCAGACTTTGTATCAGAGCAATATGCTGAAGGCCATGAAGATTAGAGAGAGGATGCCTGAAGATCTGATCAAACCTCCCAGTGGAATAATTCACCACTTCAGGACTATGCACAGATACACCATAGAAATGTTCAGAATGTGCCAGTTTTGTCCTCAATTTCGGGAAACGCTTCAGAAGGCCCTGACTGACCAGGCCACCCAGACTTCACTGGAGCGCCAGAGGAAGCTGAATTGGTGCATGGAAGTTCGGAGACTTGTCCCTTTGAAGACTAACG GTGATGGGAATTGCCTCATGCATGCTGCATCGCAGTACATGTGGGGTATTGAAGACATTGACCTCGTCTTAAGAAAAACATTGTTTAGCGCGCTCAAGGAGATTGACACACAGAACTTCAAGCTCCGCTGGCAGCGGGAAGCTATGAAATCCCAGGAGTTTGTGGAAACGGGACTCCATTATGACACCCGG AACTGGGAAGAGGAGTGGGAATACCTCATTGAAATGACCTCCCCAGAAACATCTAGAGCTCAAAACAGGCTTCCATACAATGCACTGGAAGAAATCCACATCTTCATCCTTGCTAACATCCTCAGAAGGCCAATCATCGTCCTTGCAG ATAAAGTGGTGAGAAGTTTAGAGTCAGGCTCCAGTTTTGCTCCCCTGAATGTTGGTGGTATTTACTTGCCTCTCCTTTGGCCAGCTGAAGAGTGCTACAGATACCCAATTGTGCTTGGCTACGACAACATGCATTTTACACCACTAGTGACTCTGAAGGACAGTGGGCCAG aaatCCGGGCTGTCCCTCTGGTCACCAGTGAGCGAGGGAGATTTGAGGATTTGAGTGTGCACTTTCTGACAGACacagaagagagggagaaagagcaGCTGCTAAAAGACTACTTGATAGTGATAGAAATTCCAGTGCAAGGCTGGGATCATGGTACAACTCATCTAATTAATGCTGCGAA GTTAGATGAAGGCAACCTACCCAAAGAGATAAACCTTGTGGAAGACTATTTCCAGCTGGTACAGCATGAGTACAAGAAGTGGCAGGAGAACACCGAGCCTGCTAGAAGAGAGACCTGCTCCAGGAACAGACCAGAACTGTCTTTTTCCCAGCTTTCCCTCTTACAGGTGAAATGTGAAACACCAAATTGCCCTTTCTACATGTCTGTGAACACCCAGCCCTACTGCCACGAGTGCTTTGAGCAGAGGTCCCaaggaagcaaaggaagaaagcagACCTCCAAAACAGCACCCGAGAAACTGAAGGCAGCTGGGTCGGGCTCCTCCCGTGGGGAGGTTTGTGAACCTGGGGGGTGGGTGACCGAAGGGCCTGTAACAGGACCTCGCTCTGCGCCTCCGACTGCTCCGAGCCTTTTCCTGTACAGCGAGACCACAGCCATGAAATGCAGGACACCAGACTGCCCCTTCACGTTGAACGTGCAACACAATGGGCTTTGTGAACGCTGCTACAACTCCAGACAGCTTGGTCCTTGCAACAACCTGGACGACCAGAGACAGTCAGACTATGCCACGTGCAAGGTGTGCCACCAGAAGGCCAACAGGACCTTCAATGGCATATGCAGCACTTGCTTCAAAAGGTCTACAGAGCACTCCTCAAATGACAACCCTGCTTTCCCACCCATGTGCCACCAAAGATCAACGTCTGACCCATCCCAGATCTTGCAGAATCTCCTCCAGCACTCCCGTCATCAGCCTCCCAACAACTGTGGCGAGGAGCCCTTGCCGCCGCCGATGCCTCCCAAGGAGAAGAGGGGAGGCAATCTCTGCAGGAAACCTGGCTGCAGTTTTTTTGGGACATCGCAAAATGAGGGCTTTTGCACACTCTGCTTCTTTGAGTACAAGGAAAACCATG ACAGCAGTTTGCCACATCACCAGAGGAGATCTCAGAGGAAGTCCTCGGCAGCAGGTCAGACAGGGACCTCCGCTGCCACCTTCCGGAACACCATGTCCTGCCAGCGGCGTGACTGCGACACCCTGGGTAGCACGATGCTCGAGGGCTACTGCCAGAAGTGCTTCATTAAAGCTCAGAACCAGAGATTTCAGGAAGCCAGGAGGACAGAAGAACAGCTGGTGAGACAGACAGAA
- the TNFAIP3 gene encoding tumor necrosis factor alpha-induced protein 3 isoform X1 — translation MSSRNMAGQHILPQTLYQSNMLKAMKIRERMPEDLIKPPSGIIHHFRTMHRYTIEMFRMCQFCPQFRETLQKALTDQATQTSLERQRKLNWCMEVRRLVPLKTNGDGNCLMHAASQYMWGIEDIDLVLRKTLFSALKEIDTQNFKLRWQREAMKSQEFVETGLHYDTRNWEEEWEYLIEMTSPETSRAQNRLPYNALEEIHIFILANILRRPIIVLADKVVRSLESGSSFAPLNVGGIYLPLLWPAEECYRYPIVLGYDNMHFTPLVTLKDSGPEIRAVPLVTSERGRFEDLSVHFLTDTEEREKEQLLKDYLIVIEIPVQGWDHGTTHLINAAKLDEGNLPKEINLVEDYFQLVQHEYKKWQENTEPARRETCSRNRPELSFSQLSLLQVKCETPNCPFYMSVNTQPYCHECFEQRSQGSKGRKQTSKTAPEKLKAAGSGSSRGEVCEPGGWVTEGPVTGPRSAPPTAPSLFLYSETTAMKCRTPDCPFTLNVQHNGLCERCYNSRQLGPCNNLDDQRQSDYATCKVCHQKANRTFNGICSTCFKRSTEHSSNDNPAFPPMCHQRSTSDPSQILQNLLQHSRHQPPNNCGEEPLPPPMPPKEKRGGNLCRKPGCSFFGTSQNEGFCTLCFFEYKENHDSSLPHHQRRSQRKSSAAGQTGTSAATFRNTMSCQRRDCDTLGSTMLEGYCQKCFIKAQNQRFQEARRTEEQLVRQTERTGQHRDLQRAALSSQRRQCAVASCRNNLACRSDNLCPECQRLTPLLPPPGSPRDPAAEEPPKQRCRAPACDHYGNAKCNGYCNECYQFKQIYG, via the exons atgtcTTCTAGAAACATGGCTGGCCAACACATCCTTCCTCAGACTTTGTATCAGAGCAATATGCTGAAGGCCATGAAGATTAGAGAGAGGATGCCTGAAGATCTGATCAAACCTCCCAGTGGAATAATTCACCACTTCAGGACTATGCACAGATACACCATAGAAATGTTCAGAATGTGCCAGTTTTGTCCTCAATTTCGGGAAACGCTTCAGAAGGCCCTGACTGACCAGGCCACCCAGACTTCACTGGAGCGCCAGAGGAAGCTGAATTGGTGCATGGAAGTTCGGAGACTTGTCCCTTTGAAGACTAACG GTGATGGGAATTGCCTCATGCATGCTGCATCGCAGTACATGTGGGGTATTGAAGACATTGACCTCGTCTTAAGAAAAACATTGTTTAGCGCGCTCAAGGAGATTGACACACAGAACTTCAAGCTCCGCTGGCAGCGGGAAGCTATGAAATCCCAGGAGTTTGTGGAAACGGGACTCCATTATGACACCCGG AACTGGGAAGAGGAGTGGGAATACCTCATTGAAATGACCTCCCCAGAAACATCTAGAGCTCAAAACAGGCTTCCATACAATGCACTGGAAGAAATCCACATCTTCATCCTTGCTAACATCCTCAGAAGGCCAATCATCGTCCTTGCAG ATAAAGTGGTGAGAAGTTTAGAGTCAGGCTCCAGTTTTGCTCCCCTGAATGTTGGTGGTATTTACTTGCCTCTCCTTTGGCCAGCTGAAGAGTGCTACAGATACCCAATTGTGCTTGGCTACGACAACATGCATTTTACACCACTAGTGACTCTGAAGGACAGTGGGCCAG aaatCCGGGCTGTCCCTCTGGTCACCAGTGAGCGAGGGAGATTTGAGGATTTGAGTGTGCACTTTCTGACAGACacagaagagagggagaaagagcaGCTGCTAAAAGACTACTTGATAGTGATAGAAATTCCAGTGCAAGGCTGGGATCATGGTACAACTCATCTAATTAATGCTGCGAA GTTAGATGAAGGCAACCTACCCAAAGAGATAAACCTTGTGGAAGACTATTTCCAGCTGGTACAGCATGAGTACAAGAAGTGGCAGGAGAACACCGAGCCTGCTAGAAGAGAGACCTGCTCCAGGAACAGACCAGAACTGTCTTTTTCCCAGCTTTCCCTCTTACAGGTGAAATGTGAAACACCAAATTGCCCTTTCTACATGTCTGTGAACACCCAGCCCTACTGCCACGAGTGCTTTGAGCAGAGGTCCCaaggaagcaaaggaagaaagcagACCTCCAAAACAGCACCCGAGAAACTGAAGGCAGCTGGGTCGGGCTCCTCCCGTGGGGAGGTTTGTGAACCTGGGGGGTGGGTGACCGAAGGGCCTGTAACAGGACCTCGCTCTGCGCCTCCGACTGCTCCGAGCCTTTTCCTGTACAGCGAGACCACAGCCATGAAATGCAGGACACCAGACTGCCCCTTCACGTTGAACGTGCAACACAATGGGCTTTGTGAACGCTGCTACAACTCCAGACAGCTTGGTCCTTGCAACAACCTGGACGACCAGAGACAGTCAGACTATGCCACGTGCAAGGTGTGCCACCAGAAGGCCAACAGGACCTTCAATGGCATATGCAGCACTTGCTTCAAAAGGTCTACAGAGCACTCCTCAAATGACAACCCTGCTTTCCCACCCATGTGCCACCAAAGATCAACGTCTGACCCATCCCAGATCTTGCAGAATCTCCTCCAGCACTCCCGTCATCAGCCTCCCAACAACTGTGGCGAGGAGCCCTTGCCGCCGCCGATGCCTCCCAAGGAGAAGAGGGGAGGCAATCTCTGCAGGAAACCTGGCTGCAGTTTTTTTGGGACATCGCAAAATGAGGGCTTTTGCACACTCTGCTTCTTTGAGTACAAGGAAAACCATG ACAGCAGTTTGCCACATCACCAGAGGAGATCTCAGAGGAAGTCCTCGGCAGCAGGTCAGACAGGGACCTCCGCTGCCACCTTCCGGAACACCATGTCCTGCCAGCGGCGTGACTGCGACACCCTGGGTAGCACGATGCTCGAGGGCTACTGCCAGAAGTGCTTCATTAAAGCTCAGAACCAGAGATTTCAGGAAGCCAGGAGGACAGAAGAACAGCTGGTGAGACAGACAGAA AGAACGGGACAGCACAGAGACTTGCAACGAGCAGCGTTGAGCAGCCAGAGGAGACAGTGTGCTGTGGCTTCATGTAGAAACAACCTGGCCTGCAGGAGCGATAACTTGTGCCCAGAGTGCCAGCGCCTTACTCCGCTTCTGCCACCACCAGGGAGTCCCAGGGacccagctgcagaggagcctCCAAAGCAGCGTTGCCGAGCCCCTGCTTGTGATCACTATGGCAATGCCAAGTGCAACGGCTACTGCAATGAATGCTACCAGTTCAAACAGATCTATGGGTAG